The Macaca nemestrina isolate mMacNem1 chromosome 1, mMacNem.hap1, whole genome shotgun sequence genome contains the following window.
AGAAGAGGTAAGAGGCAGATTTTGACACAAGCTCATCCATGCCTTTACTCTCAATGCAACACTGCCCCCTGGTGACTACCAACCGCAGAGGCAGCATGCCAGCAAACTGCCACCTCCTGATAGACTTTGAGAGCCGTGCCCAGCCAATGAAGCACAGTGAACTATCCCCAACAGGCTGGGGTCCGCGGCTGGAGCTGCATGGTTCCTACCCTGACTCTGCTTGCTTCTCACTACTCTACACGTAGCCAGGAtgctctcctcctcctgggtGGACTGGGAGAGCCATCATTGGCTGGTCCTGCCAGCCACACTCACCTGTCGAGGATGGGTTTCTCCTGCTCCTCCTCGGGGCTGGCACTGCCCAGGATCCGCTTCCGGGCCTCGGCGTACTCGGCCTCTCGCTGTGCTAGGGACTTGACCGGAAGGGTGGGCCTGCTGGTGGAGTTGGGGCTGCTGACCACACCGTTGCTGGTGGGCCTCTTGAGGATGCGGATCTGTGGAGGGGGCCCCGCGGGAAGGCTATCGTCCTGAATCACAatgggcactttgggaggagatTTGGATTTCCTGCTGACAAAGAGCAAACACAGCTTCACAAATCATGCTCCTAAGGAAGCCCTGTCCATGTCCCACACCCACCCTCTCATcactttcctctccctccttacTAATTCTACCCATGATTCTCTGGCCTCTGACCAGACAGCAAAATTTCCACTCCTCAAGAAGCGTGTCCCAAAAAAGCAAGCTTGTGACCAGCTCTGGCAGGCCACAGGAACTGCTCCTCAGCCCTAACCCCTGGCCATGGGGGCTGGAACGCCACCTCCTTCTATCCCCGTGTTCACCACAGCCACATCAACCACCATTTGGCCCTGCAGCAAAACAGTTTATGTCCAGAATCGAATGACGTCAGTTAAGATCCCAGCTTCCCTACACAGATCAGAGTAGGACTGGCTGGTGGGGTGGGAGCCTTTGAACTTAGGGGTCAGCAGTGTTCACTCTCAGCCAAATCTTCCATCACATGCTCAAACCAGACAAACACTACAAAGGAGCCCACTGTGCCATCCCTGCCTGGCATCAAGATTTACCAAGCCACCTTCTAGTGAAAGTGGCCTGTGCCTCCCAGAGACAAGCTACACCAGACAACTGAATTCTCTTcaaaagagcttctgaacagagAAACCTCCCTTGCCAGGGCTTTCTGGTCTTTTGGACAGCGGCGGGGCTGGAGTGAAGGATGCACCTAGAAACAGTGCTTGGCAATGCTCAAAAGAAAAGCATTGTCCAAGGCTGGTGGACGCGTACATCAAGGCGATGTGTCCACAAGGAGAGGTGGAATGACAAAAAACAAAGAGGGACAACAACACatgaagggaaagaaacaaaagccaCAGGAGGAGACAGGAACCTAGGCAGGAATGACCACCCAACAACAGCCACCAGGACCCTCCCCAGAGCAGTCAACCAGCTTCTCTTCAGAACCAAACAGGCCTGCTTTCAGAGCTTTCACTGTCAGGAGTCGGGATTGGAGGAACTGAGTCAGGGTGAATGGAAACAAGTCCTGGGTAGGACACAAATGGTATGGAACGGGGACTGTAACCCAGGGTTAGTGTGGTTGCTGAGATAAGCAGACAGACAAGGAGCCAGCAATCTGATCAAAGAGGCAGGGAGCCAGGAAAACTGGCAGGCAGGCAGAGCACCCCAGAGTTTCCTGGGGAATGACTGTGCAGGCCAGTAAGCAAATCCAGAGAGGTCCTATCTTCCCTCCTGTCCCTTGTACTTATGGAAAACCAACAGGTTCCCTAAGCCCAAAACAGAAAGCCGAAGTCAACTTTCACCCACTCTGGAAACACCCTCCTCTGTCGTCTTGGTGGAGAACAAAgctatttttaaaggtttttcaaGAATTTCCTAgaatgttttcttccaggatACCCTTATAATACCCTAAACCACCAAGTCACTGGGGACCCAGAGAAATCATCTGCCCACACTACTCATgccacagagaaagaaactgatgTCCAGAGCAGGGAAACGACTTGCCCCAGATCTCAGAGCAACTGGGGCACAGCCAGGCCTAAAACTCAAGTCTTCCAACTTGTCACTTCCTCACATCCCATCAGATGACCTCACGCAGGGAACCCACAAAGGTCAGAGGCAGGTGCAACACCCCAGCCTCACCCCTAAAGCCTCAAGCCACCACATCCTGGTCTCCAACTTGGAGGGAAGGGTTTGCTGCCCCAGAGCCTGACCTGCTAGGACCTGCTAAACCTAATGGCCAGTTGGAGAACACCACTGACTGCCCAGCTCTCAAACCACAGAGAGCTCGAGCCCTCAGACCAGACAGCAGCCTTACCTCTCTTTCTGTGTGATCTTCAGTTTTTTTTCCAACCGTCTGTCTATttcctagagaaaaaaaatgtatataaaaagaggaaaaaatctcTCTCAAATAAAAACTTAGTCTTTATTTTTGGAGCTAAGGGCAGTGTCCTTTCTTTAGGCAGGGACATGACTGTGTCCTTCAACATAATAGATGTGCACTAGATTCTGGGGTTTGGGGACCTGATACCCTCTGCAGGTCCATCTCCCTTCTAGCCCCATGGCCCCATGATAGTTCTAAACCTCATTGTTCAGCTGGGTTCTTTGCATAGCCTCCAACTAGTTTTCTGACCTGTAATCTGTCTTTCACAGAGCCATTCAAATCACCTTCTAAAACTAAATTTAGGAACACTTActctattttatgaaataaagagttggccaaaaacaaaaaacaaacaaaaaaaccataaatctgatcatgtcacttcaACTGCTTGCAGACCTAGTCAAAGCTTCTGAGCAAGCCTCACCCATACCTTCTTTTACCTTCTGTCTCTGTTTTGCTATCACTAGCCCCCAGAACCCAGCATGCTGTTCCACCTGCCTGCCATGCCCTCTCCCCTTGCAAACTCCCATTGATCCTGCACGACCCAGCCTGGATGTCTACCTCTCCTTTGTAAAGTCTCCTCTGATCCCACCAGCATGGTGCATCACCTGGTCCTCAGAATAAACTCTCCCTTTTACATTCCTTTATGGTCACATCtatctaatattttaataatctattttttaCTGTTATGGACTTGAACTCTCTGTGATTGACACCTACCAAAAGGCTTAGAGTAAAACCTATGCCTTATGTTTGTGGCCCTGGAGGTCCCTGGTCTACAAGTGAACATGGGAAACCTGAGGAAGAGACAGGACACCTGAGAGTGCAGCAAGGATTTCTCTCAGAACCAGAGTCTGACAGGTCTTGATTAAAACAACGCCACCATTTTAGAGAAAAGCggagagaagaaagaggctgagaaggaggagcAGGCGGGACTGCCTTCCAACATGCCCTGGCCTCATCTCTTCAAGCCCTGAGCGGGACATCGGGCTCATGGCAGTCTGAGCCCTCAGCCCATCAGCACCAGCATGCCTATGGCACCTCCACACACGCGTGTGAGCATCTATCTCCTGGACAGGGGTGTGGGGAGAGGCCTTGCACAGAACAAAGACCAAACCCCCAGGCTGCTTGGCTGCCCTACGGCCTTTCTTAGAAAAAGTCCCACTCCCTCAGCCATCCTCAGTGAGGACAAGATCAACTAGCTCTAATGGAGACGGAAGAAACTGTATGcaaaattctgtgtttttctggaGAGAAGATCTCTAACGGTGGTTCTCAACCAGATAAGATTCTGTCCCTCAGGGGACACTGGACAATGTCAAGCCATTTTTGGTTGTCACTATCAGGGGAGATGCTAAATGTCCTACAGTGTACAGGACAGCCCCACACAAAGAACTATTTAACCCCAAAAGTCAACAGCTGAGTTTGGGCAACCTTAATTTATTAGAATGGGGTTTTCAAAGGAGTCCATCACTTGTAAAATGTGAAGAACCATAGCCGTAGTGAGGAGGCTTTAAAATTTGGTGagatctggccaggcgcggtggctcacgcctgtaatcctagcactttgggaggccgaggtaggcagatcacgaggtcaggagatcgagaccatcctggctaacatggtgaaacctcttctctaccaaacaatagaaaaaattagccaggcgtggtggtgggtgcctgtagtcccagctactcagaaggctgaggcaggagaatggtgtgaacccgggaggcagggcttgcagtgagccaagtttgtgccactgcactccagcctgggcgacagagcgagactccgtctcaaaaaaaaagaaaagaaaaagaaaagaaaagaaaagaaatgtggtgAGATCTGCTCCATGGCTCAGGGTGTAGGCCATTTTCATGAGCACTCTGTATGTCCTGAAAATAACTATTCTCCAGTTGATGGGTACACTTCAAGCTGGTTAGCTATATTGTTCTAATCTTGTAAATTATTACCGATTCATTTGATCTACTGACCAGGTAAAGAATTAagaattattggccaggcacagtgacagtggcttatgcctataatcccaacactttgggaggctgaggcaggcggatcacttagggtcaggagtttgagaccagtttggccaacagggtgaaaacccatttatatttaaaaattcaacaattggccaggtgcggtgctcacgcctgtaatcccagtactttgggaggccgaggcgggcggatcacgaggtcaggagatcgagaccatcctggcaaacacggtgaaaccccgtctctactaaaaatacaaaaaaaattagccaggcgtgttggtgggcacctgtagtcccagcttctcgtgaggctgaggcaggagaatggcgtgaacccgggaggcggcagagcttgcagtgagcggagatcgcgccactgcactccagcctgggcgacagagcgagactctgtctcaaaaaaacaaaacaaaacaaaacaaagtcaacaattatccaggcatggtggcacgcacatgtaatcccagctactagggaggctgcagtgagttaagatcacgcccctgcactccagcctgggcgacagggcaagattccatctcaaaaaaaaaaaaaaaaaaagaagacttatTCTTTCCAGTAAGTTAGACAGTTTATCATTATGATGTGATCTTTTTTGCCTTATAATGTATTGTTTAATACTAATAAAGTCGACCAGCTTTCTTTTGGTCAGTATTTCCTAGAACGTATTTCTTCTCATCTTTCCATGTCCTTATTTCTATCTCTTGTAAATATGAACTAGATCAACCATAAGAAGCTAGATTTAAATCCAGTCTAACACTGACACCTATTCTGACTGGTACTAATTtgtgtttaaaatacatttggctgggcatggtagctcacacctataatcctagcactttgactttgggaggccgaggtgggtgaatcacttgaggtcaggagttcgagaccagcctcaacaaggtgaaaccccgtctctactaaaagtacaaaaattagccgggtgtggtatcccagctactcaggaggttgaggcaggagaatctcttgaacctgggagatggaagttgcagtgagccgagattatgccactgcactcctgcctgggcaacagagcaagactctgtctgaaaaaataaaatatatatatatatttataacttaCTGTATTCTGAGGCACCATCAAGTCTCTGGAGGGGCCAGAAAGGCACTAAAATGGAAACCTCTCACTCCAGCTTGGAACATACTTGGTGCCAAAGAATGCGGAATGACTGAATGGAAAAGGTACACCAATAATAAGAGAACAACCTGGATGTTTTCTGTGAACTGACAAACACAGACACTCACATGGAATCTATGTCCACTGTGTACTCTGTCCTGAAAGTGACTGTATTGACggaattatattaattttattaataccAGTGTTATTACCTGAGTAAGTACTACATCTCATATTAGTCTGTTGCCTATTACCTTTTAAGGGCTTCTCACAAATAACTTCTTGCTTTAAAGTTTCATACTGTATCATTTTGCTCCACTCTAAATACAAAACCGCCTATTCGAGTTTCTCCAACATAAACAGAGCCTTGACAGCTGCAGAATTTAGATGCCTTTGAGGGTTGAGAGCAAATGGCTCCATAGACCAGGCAAGTAGCCAAACGCCACTCGCAGGGAGCCTATGTGGGGAAGTGAAGGGGCTGCAGGGCACCAAAGAGCATTTGCCCTGCCTAATGACGGCCAACAAGCCTTGGCGGACAGGGCCAGACCTagctcagaagaaaccaaatcaATATTTTTATGGCAATGCACTGAATTTTCCAACTTCACTATGTGAACTTTCACTTTCATATCGCTGTGAGAGCCAAATAAGGCAGAGAAATGGGCCTCATACATTAGAGCTGAATTTGAGAAGTCCCATGCAGGTTTCCTCTGAGGAAAGCAAactgcttccttcttcctctagGGTTTAAGGAAGATGGACCATCTGCCCAGTTCCAGCACAAGGAGCCTGGGTGGAAAAAAAGCCCTTCAAGAGGACATTGTAGGCCATGTCTGAGTAAATGCGCCTCTGTCCCCAAACTAGAACACGACTAACATACTTGGCATGTAATATAATACTAACGGCTTTTAAAATGATGTCTTATATCAATATAATGTATTATGGCTGTCAACATTCTTCCCCAGACATTCACTTTCTGCTCACATCAGCCCTGTTTGGTAGACAAAGTAGCTTTTTTCCTTCTGTCAGATGAGGGTTTGGGAACTTACCCAAGGTAACAAGGTAGTAAACCACAGATACAGCCCTAGAATTCACCTTTTGAGGCCCCCATGCTGACATACCACCCTCCCCCGACAATTGCTCAAATCCACTGGAAACGCCGGTATAAACCATTAGATATTGATTATCTCCCCCAATTCCACACTGCTCCCTGTCATGCCAAGAACTACAACTCGCGTCCAACTCCACTGTGAAAGGGAGAAGGGCTTTATCAGAGCTGGAGAGGGATTCTTCCATAAGATTACAGAATGGGATGGAAACCTAAGCAGCTTTGGTGGAAAGTGGATCCTGGTCACCTTTAGATAGCCAGCTGGACGCCAGCATGCTCAGAGCCGCCCAAGCGGGAAAAGGAGTGCTCTGCCAGTCGCTGGAGAGGGCATCGCATCTCCCTCTGGAGTCTGTCCAGGTATCATGAGTCAGTCCATTCTCTTCTCAGACAAGGCCTTGCAATCAATCTGCTCTCAGACTCGTGCTTTGAAAAGCTGGACCAAGTCAAAACTTTCCTACAGGGTGCATTACAAGGAAAATGCGCATCTCCCCCAGAGATGCAATAGCCCAACGGAATTAAACAGGCCTCAGAACTTGTTTGGGGAAGCATCTAGATGCAGGCCTGAAATAAGGAATCATATTACCTAAGGGCACCCTCTCTTTTGACAAGGATGTAGAGTCCTGCCCAAGGTCTAGGCTCCTGTGTTAGAGGCCTGACCTCCATCGCTAGTGAAAGAAAACCATAAGCTCTGTGACTGCTGTGAGTGGGCACAAGGCAAGTGCTAGGGCACAAGCATACCACAGGGCGGTGGCCAGGAAAGTCTGATCTCcgactcctcctcctcctggaaaGGCTCTTCAGCCAAGTAGCACCAAGCAGCCCACAGAAGGTGACATTCTGTGTTCTGGGTccaaatcctaagcaaaagatcTACTGTTGCCAAACCTTGGTATCACTTGTCCTATGGGGCTACACATCTACAGAAATGAGACACAAGCTTCTCGGTCTCAGGGAACAAGCAAAGCCAGAAGGAAAGAGTGGAGGCAGGAAATCATGAAGAAGCACAGTAGGGAGGAAGGTGGTTCTTGACAGGGCTGGTCCTTTATGGGAGGTAAAGGAGAAGCCACAACCACAAGGTGAATGGGATCAGATGTCAACATCTGCAAATTTAACTTACCAGAGGAGGAAGCTCAGCTTCTCTGGCTACTGATGCCCTTAACCTTGCTATGAATGTGCTTGTGTGAGCCTCTGGCTGAAAAGTTGGGGTATGGGACCTAGGAGTACAATGGGGATGAGATCATTCCCCAGGAGGAGAGCAGGGAAGGGGTCACCTCAAGCAACCCAATTTGTTTCTGTCACAAGCTACAAAAGGAACAAAGGAGACAAAAGATAGAGATGTGTCTGCAAAGTGAGGCAGATTACAATGGCAGGTTTACTCCTGTAGTTAAGAGGTcaatgacaaaggaaaaaagaaaggtgagaaagggagaggagaggaagaaaggcagaagagaaaaacaaataggcTATTCTGGGTTTTAGTGTAAAGCAAAGCAAGTATAAGCACCATTACAGTTGTACTTTCTCAGAAATGAATGTTTACAAAAAAGCCCGGGGTGATGACGCTCTGGGGGACTGATTCAAACTAGCCAAGCTCATAGGCGACAAAGTGAACAAACCCACACCTGTTACACTGCAAGGGTCAGAGGGAGTGTCTCACTCTGCCTGATCTGCTGCTATCCACTCCCCAAGGCCAGCAGGCCTccccactctgtgcctcagtattCAAGCCAAGAGTGTATTGTCCTGCTCCATCACAGCACCCCTCTCTCTGAGAACCGGAATCCTCTGGTCTCCAGTGTCACCAACATGACTCCCAAGAAATAaacccgaactcctgacctcaggtgatccacccgcctggacCTGCCCAAGTGGCGTgtgccacagcgcctggccaacaTTCTCTACTTAAGTCCATAGAGCAACCTTGTAATTGAACAGGGATCTAAGAGGGACCTTTGCTTTGGACTTTGaattagaaaatactattttattggCAACAAGATTACCATTTAAGTAACTTTTTCCAaatgatttgcctttctctgttaGTTTCCATTTCAGAAGATGACATTTCCAATGTTCTTCTCAAATTCAAGGAATAACAATGGCCTTGAGCTCCCTATGAATCGCTGCCCCACAGGCTCCTCTGATCTCATCCTGAATCGGGGTGCACAAGTCTACAACAAGTGGACCCGGGGAGATCTGAAGAAGAGACAGGAACCTGGAGAGCACAACAGGATTTCTCCCAGAATCACGGCCCCACAGACCCTGAGTAACACAAAGCCACCATTTtagaaaaagcaaagagaagaaagaagggataGCAGGCGGGACCGGTCCTGAACTCCCATGCAGCAGGCCAGGGCCCATGCTGGCCTCATGTCTTCAGGCCTTGGGAGGCACACTGGCGCCCAGGTCCCCTGGCTACAGGGTCTCCTGGCAGGCCAGTCTCCCCAGCAAGGGGTCTTGTTTCCCATACCACAAATATGGATGGGATTCTGACTCCTTGGGTGTAGGCCCCAATTTCACTTGGGAATGCAGCCAAAGAATTCACAGGTAGAAACAATCTACAACAGCAAAATCTGATCTAAAACTATCAGATAAAAACGTCTCCCGCATCAttagtcatttttttccttttttttttttttttttttttttttgagaccaggccTTATCTGTcatgcagactggagtgcagtggtgtgattgtggctcactgcagcctcaacctcctgggctcaagcaatcctcctgcatcagcctccagagcagctgggactataggtgcacaccaccatgtgggccttttttttccctttttttggtggagacggggt
Protein-coding sequences here:
- the LOC105473233 gene encoding SUZ RNA-binding domain-containing isoform X4 encodes the protein MEDEEVAESWEEAADSGEIDRRLEKKLKITQKERKSKSPPKVPIVIQDDSLPAGPPPQIRILKRPTSNGVVSSPNSTSRPTLPVKSLAQREAEYAEARKRILGSASPEEEQEKPILDRPTRISQPEDSRQPNNVIRQPLGPDGSQGFKQRR
- the LOC105473233 gene encoding SUZ RNA-binding domain-containing isoform X3 codes for the protein MEDEEVAESWEEAADSGEIDRRLEKKLKITQKESRKSKSPPKVPIVIQDDSLPAGPPPQIRILKRPTSNGVVSSPNSTSRPTLPVKSLAQREAEYAEARKRILGSASPEEEQEKPILDRPTRISQPEDSRQPNNVIRQPLGPDGSQGFKQRR
- the LOC105473233 gene encoding SUZ RNA-binding domain-containing isoform X1 — encoded protein: MEDEEVAESWEEAADSGEIDRRLEKKLKITQKESRKSKSPPKVPIVIQDDSLPAGPPPQIRILKRPTSNGVVSSPNSTSRPTLPVKSLAQREAEYAEARKRILGSASPEEEQEKPILDRPSSAFLPFRPTRISQPEDSRQPNNVIRQPLGPDGSQGFKQRR
- the LOC105473233 gene encoding SUZ RNA-binding domain-containing isoform X6, with product MRRSLRAGKRRQTAGKSKSPPKVPIVIQDDSLPAGPPPQIRILKRPTSNGVVSSPNSTSRPTLPVKSLAQREAEYAEARKRILGSASPEEEQEKPILDRPTRISQPEDSRQPNNVIRQPLGPDGSQGFKQRR
- the LOC105473233 gene encoding SUZ RNA-binding domain-containing isoform X5; the protein is MRRSLRAGKRRQTAGRKSKSPPKVPIVIQDDSLPAGPPPQIRILKRPTSNGVVSSPNSTSRPTLPVKSLAQREAEYAEARKRILGSASPEEEQEKPILDRPTRISQPEDSRQPNNVIRQPLGPDGSQGFKQRR
- the LOC105473233 gene encoding SUZ RNA-binding domain-containing isoform X2 yields the protein MEDEEVAESWEEAADSGEIDRRLEKKLKITQKERKSKSPPKVPIVIQDDSLPAGPPPQIRILKRPTSNGVVSSPNSTSRPTLPVKSLAQREAEYAEARKRILGSASPEEEQEKPILDRPSSAFLPFRPTRISQPEDSRQPNNVIRQPLGPDGSQGFKQRR